A section of the Candidatus Paceibacterota bacterium genome encodes:
- a CDS encoding branched-chain amino acid ABC transporter substrate-binding protein, producing the protein MQPDEQKVVTVAASIPHTASQAKGQIRALKLALSEVENKAGEYNVRLLDLDDSAGDSWSADLEEANAVSAAKRTDVVAYYGPFNSGAAKISMPILNRARMLQVSGTVTWPGLTKPGYAAGEPMRFYPTGDRHFYRVAPTDALQGPAGALFLHSIGIRSVVILNDGGVFGAGASRLFESKVRDTGIEVLMSGAFQVERITPMLIKDIVTLNPDAVYAGADDTVGLADLYVGLRDAGYTGVFLGPEFRGTDFEKMIVQGDRNVYTTSPGVAARNQKNIKAAQFLQLYSTVYHEEPDAYALAAYESMRLILQAIAQSDGTRAGVLASFRNIKDFDSAFGVVNFDTRGDIELNMISIFNYANGNWEFVRLIQDNL; encoded by the coding sequence ATGCAACCTGATGAACAAAAGGTAGTGACGGTCGCTGCTTCGATTCCGCACACAGCGAGTCAGGCAAAAGGGCAAATACGGGCACTCAAGCTTGCGCTCTCTGAAGTCGAAAATAAGGCAGGTGAATATAACGTGCGCCTACTTGATCTTGATGATAGCGCTGGGGATTCTTGGAGTGCAGATCTCGAGGAAGCAAATGCCGTGAGTGCTGCGAAGCGGACTGACGTCGTTGCATATTATGGACCATTCAATAGTGGTGCAGCAAAAATCTCGATGCCAATATTGAATAGAGCTCGTATGCTCCAGGTATCAGGTACGGTAACTTGGCCTGGGTTAACAAAGCCAGGATATGCGGCAGGCGAGCCGATGAGGTTTTATCCTACGGGTGACCGTCACTTTTATAGAGTAGCTCCAACTGATGCATTGCAGGGTCCTGCGGGTGCACTCTTCTTGCACAGTATCGGAATAAGATCTGTCGTCATACTTAATGATGGTGGCGTCTTTGGTGCAGGTGCGAGTAGACTATTTGAATCAAAGGTACGGGACACTGGTATCGAGGTGCTTATGAGCGGTGCATTTCAGGTGGAACGTATAACCCCAATGCTTATTAAGGATATTGTGACCCTGAACCCTGATGCAGTGTACGCAGGTGCAGATGATACGGTGGGCCTGGCTGATTTGTACGTTGGTCTTCGTGATGCAGGGTACACTGGGGTATTTCTGGGTCCAGAATTTCGAGGCACTGATTTTGAAAAGATGATAGTGCAGGGCGATAGGAATGTATACACGACATCTCCTGGAGTGGCGGCACGAAATCAAAAAAATATAAAAGCTGCGCAGTTTTTGCAACTATATTCCACCGTGTATCATGAAGAACCTGATGCGTATGCGCTTGCTGCATACGAGTCAATGCGTCTTATCCTTCAAGCTATCGCACAGAGTGACGGAACACGTGCAGGGGTTTTGGCGTCATTTAGGAATATTAAGGATTTTGATTCTGCGTTTGGGGTTGTAAATTTTGATACGCGTGGTGATATCGAGTTAAATATGATTAGTATATTTAACTATGCAAATGGGAATTGGGAATTTGTGCGTTTAATTCAAGATAATCTCTAG
- a CDS encoding PAS domain S-box protein, with protein sequence MSDEHPQSQEEAIAHANVLVQRGRELDQKLVAMELLMSRYQASHGIALLFSRVNEGANALLDFTEYLVREMHFQKVCVLRVGAAVSLIAQSGFSFDEIASYLKESEMVKKKFSEFWVASSETDAAMLVQVSPLETEKMIFGLSRFLIGYTPDGDDRLYIIAGYDTGKGALYENKYPLSDSDVFWFSQLVLLSGSFLIKMRLINELKQKASENLTIAEQREKQIEERTRALLDALFDAKKFRLVIERADMLVALIDSASHRFIFVNTLWEQLTGYSRDEVVGKKTFEFLHLEPLERQPKMFSSEFDAQIAGEGSYRGSFVLTDKNGDEQALSLSLSRMEDGAGGMLYVVIGRDIREDRERLARERSHFEEVEKLNQLMINRELRIIELKRQVSGKLSQ encoded by the coding sequence ATGTCCGATGAGCATCCACAATCTCAGGAAGAGGCAATTGCACATGCCAATGTGCTTGTTCAGCGTGGACGTGAACTCGATCAGAAACTGGTGGCGATGGAACTTCTGATGAGTCGCTATCAGGCTTCGCATGGAATTGCGCTGCTCTTTTCCCGTGTTAATGAGGGTGCAAATGCATTACTCGATTTTACTGAATACCTTGTACGTGAGATGCATTTTCAGAAGGTATGTGTTTTACGAGTAGGGGCAGCGGTTTCGCTTATTGCGCAAAGTGGATTTTCATTTGATGAAATAGCAAGCTATCTCAAGGAGTCTGAGATGGTAAAAAAGAAGTTTAGTGAATTCTGGGTAGCGAGTAGTGAAACTGATGCCGCAATGCTCGTGCAGGTTTCACCTCTCGAGACAGAAAAGATGATTTTTGGGCTTTCGCGGTTTCTTATTGGGTATACGCCAGACGGTGATGATCGGCTCTATATCATTGCAGGATATGATACAGGAAAAGGCGCATTATATGAAAATAAATACCCACTCTCAGATTCCGACGTGTTTTGGTTTTCGCAGTTAGTGCTGCTCTCCGGGTCATTTTTGATTAAAATGCGACTCATTAATGAGTTAAAACAAAAAGCAAGTGAAAACCTTACTATTGCCGAGCAACGCGAAAAACAGATAGAGGAACGAACGCGCGCATTGCTCGATGCTCTCTTTGATGCAAAGAAATTTCGCTTGGTCATCGAGCGAGCAGATATGCTTGTTGCACTCATTGATTCAGCGAGCCATCGTTTTATCTTCGTGAATACACTCTGGGAACAACTAACCGGCTATTCAAGGGATGAAGTTGTGGGCAAGAAAACTTTTGAGTTCTTACACCTAGAACCACTCGAACGTCAGCCAAAAATGTTTTCATCTGAGTTTGATGCGCAGATTGCCGGGGAAGGATCATATCGAGGTTCTTTTGTGCTTACTGATAAGAATGGAGATGAGCAGGCGCTTTCTTTGTCACTTTCACGTATGGAAGACGGAGCTGGGGGCATGCTCTATGTTGTTATAGGACGAGATATTAGGGAGGATCGTGAGCGACTTGCACGTGAGCGGTCCCATTTTGAAGAAGTGGAAAAACTTAACCAGTTAATGATTAATCGAGAATTGCGCATTATCGAACTTAAGAGACAAGTGAGTGGAAAATTAAGCCAATGA